One window from the genome of Osmerus eperlanus chromosome 1, fOsmEpe2.1, whole genome shotgun sequence encodes:
- the arhgap9 gene encoding rho GTPase-activating protein 15 isoform X3 — protein sequence MSHRKGCLWLWLELNTTLADQVVFSRFNNVCSLSLSLSLSLSLSFSLCFLCDVCSLCVSCVFCVCVLCVYCMQLSPDFLHPGQRNPETGWQSRQGREFSYNGTNIIVEPPSPVSSPDSPDKTTPELEKAGLLNKTKIAEGGRKLRKNWSQAWVVLVGNSLVFFKDPKAQTPSSWRPGNSRPESSVDLQGAQLHWANDLSSKKGVFRLRTVTGNEFLLQSDTLSLISEWYTTIQGVLQRLDRENPLDNVLLYSLRRAGSVEMLDHSGDEDDSRGVKSPLPRSISSLENTEKKRVKSRLKKLIMKRPPLQALQEKGLIKDQVFGCSLEILCEREKSSVPRFVRLCTQAVERRGLETDGIYRVSGNLAVIQKLRFLVNHERAVTTDGRYMFPAELVQEEKLNLEDSRWEDIHVVTGALKLFFRELPEPLVPYGFFTDIIETVKMSDYVDKLDRMKCLVLSMPPPNHDTMCFMIRHLQRVMEHSEDNRMTTQNLGIVFGPTLMRPERDSANMAVNMVYQNQAVELILSEANHIFGHSSPL from the exons ATGTCTCACAGAAAAGGCTGTCTTTGGTTGTGGCTTGAACTGAACACAACCTTGGCTGACCAGGTTGTGTTCAGTCGTTTCAAtaatgtgtgttctctctctctctctctctctctctctctctctctctctttctctctgtgttttctgtgtgatgtgtgctctctgtgtgtttcgtgtgtgttctgtgtgtgtgttctgtgtgtgtactgtatgcagcTGTCTCCAGACTTCCTCCACCCAGGTCAGAGGAACCCAGAGACTGGTTGGCAGTCCAGACAG GGCAGGGAGTTCTCCTACAACGGGACCAACATCATAGTGGAGCCCCCGTCTCCAGTCAGCTCCCCCGACAGCCCTGACAAAACCACGCCG gagctggagaaggcggGGCTTCTGAACAAGACCAAGAtcgcagagggaggcaggaaacTCAG GAAGAACTGGAGCCAGGCCTGGGTGGTTCTGGTGGGGAACAGCCTGGTGTTCTTCAAGGATCCCAAAGCTCAGACCCCCTCCAGCtgg AGACCAGGAAACAGCCGTCCAGAGAGCAGCGTGGACCTGCAAGGAGCTCAGTTGCACTGGGCCAACGACCTGTCCAGCAAGAAAGGAGTCttcagg CTGAGGACGGTGACGGGTAACGAGTTCCTGCTCCAGTCAGACACTCTGTCTCTGATCAGCGAGTGGTACACAACCATCCAGGGTGTCCTCCAACGACTG gaccgTGAGAACCCTCTGGACAACGTGCTGCTGTACTCCCTGAGGAGAGCTGGCAGCGTGGAGATGCTGGACCACAGTGGAGATGAGGACGACAGCAGGGGGGTCAAGTCTCCAc tccctcgctccatctccagcctggagaacacagagaagaagagggtgaAGAGCAGGCTGAAGAAGCTCATCATGAAGAGGCCTCCTCTCCAGGCCCTGCAGGAGAAGGGCCTCATCAAGG accAGGTGTTTGGCTGTAGTCTGGAGatcctgtgtgagagagagaagagctcaGTGCCTCGCTTCGTCCGGCTCTGCACacaggctgtggagaggagag GTCTGGAGACAGATGGAATCTACAGAGTGAGTGGCAACCTGGCGGTGATCCAGAAACTACGTTTCCTGGTGAAccatg AGAGAGCCGTGACCACTGATGGACGATACATGTTCCCTGCTGAGTTGGTACAAG agGAGAAGCTGAACCTGGAGGACAGCAGATGGGAGGACATCCACGTGGTGACAGGAGCCCTGAAGCTGTTCTTCAGAGAGCTGCCTGAGCCTCTGGTACCTTACGGCTTCTTCACCGACATCATAGAGACCGTca agatgTCTGACTACGTGGACAAGCTGGACAGGATGAAGTGTCTGGTCCTTAGCATGCCCCCTCCCAACCATGACACCATGTGCTTCATGATCCGCCACCTCCaacg GGTGATGGAGCACTCGGAGGACAACCGCATGACCACCCAGAACCTGGGCATCGTGTTCGGGCCCACGCTCATGAGGCCAGAGAGGGACAGTGCCAACATGGCCGTCAACATGGTGTACCAGAACCAGGCCGTGGAGCTCATCCTCAGTGAGGCCAACCACATCTTCGGACACAGTTCccccctctga
- the arhgap9 gene encoding rho GTPase-activating protein 15 isoform X1 → MSHRKGCLWLWLELNTTLADQVVFSRFNNVCSLSLSLSLSLSLSFSLCFLCDVCSLCVSCVFCVCVLCVYCMQLSPDFLHPGQRNPETGWQSRQSMQRAVSSDTLNTVVDGNTVAHDNGDVQRRHSALLHGENTLSHSLSMILPESQSQGREFSYNGTNIIVEPPSPVSSPDSPDKTTPELEKAGLLNKTKIAEGGRKLRKNWSQAWVVLVGNSLVFFKDPKAQTPSSWRPGNSRPESSVDLQGAQLHWANDLSSKKGVFRLRTVTGNEFLLQSDTLSLISEWYTTIQGVLQRLDRENPLDNVLLYSLRRAGSVEMLDHSGDEDDSRGVKSPLPRSISSLENTEKKRVKSRLKKLIMKRPPLQALQEKGLIKDQVFGCSLEILCEREKSSVPRFVRLCTQAVERRGLETDGIYRVSGNLAVIQKLRFLVNHERAVTTDGRYMFPAELVQEEKLNLEDSRWEDIHVVTGALKLFFRELPEPLVPYGFFTDIIETVKMSDYVDKLDRMKCLVLSMPPPNHDTMCFMIRHLQRVMEHSEDNRMTTQNLGIVFGPTLMRPERDSANMAVNMVYQNQAVELILSEANHIFGHSSPL, encoded by the exons ATGTCTCACAGAAAAGGCTGTCTTTGGTTGTGGCTTGAACTGAACACAACCTTGGCTGACCAGGTTGTGTTCAGTCGTTTCAAtaatgtgtgttctctctctctctctctctctctctctctctctctctctttctctctgtgttttctgtgtgatgtgtgctctctgtgtgtttcgtgtgtgttctgtgtgtgtgttctgtgtgtgtactgtatgcagcTGTCTCCAGACTTCCTCCACCCAGGTCAGAGGAACCCAGAGACTGGTTGGCAGTCCAGACAG AGCATGCAGCGTGCAGTTTCTTCCGACACTCTTAACACTGTCGTCGACGGCAACACTGTCGCCCATGACAATGGTGATGTCCAGCGACGTCACTCCGCCCTCCTGCATGGAGAAAATACACTCAGCCACTCCCTGTCCATGATCCTGCCTGAGTCCCAGagccag GGCAGGGAGTTCTCCTACAACGGGACCAACATCATAGTGGAGCCCCCGTCTCCAGTCAGCTCCCCCGACAGCCCTGACAAAACCACGCCG gagctggagaaggcggGGCTTCTGAACAAGACCAAGAtcgcagagggaggcaggaaacTCAG GAAGAACTGGAGCCAGGCCTGGGTGGTTCTGGTGGGGAACAGCCTGGTGTTCTTCAAGGATCCCAAAGCTCAGACCCCCTCCAGCtgg AGACCAGGAAACAGCCGTCCAGAGAGCAGCGTGGACCTGCAAGGAGCTCAGTTGCACTGGGCCAACGACCTGTCCAGCAAGAAAGGAGTCttcagg CTGAGGACGGTGACGGGTAACGAGTTCCTGCTCCAGTCAGACACTCTGTCTCTGATCAGCGAGTGGTACACAACCATCCAGGGTGTCCTCCAACGACTG gaccgTGAGAACCCTCTGGACAACGTGCTGCTGTACTCCCTGAGGAGAGCTGGCAGCGTGGAGATGCTGGACCACAGTGGAGATGAGGACGACAGCAGGGGGGTCAAGTCTCCAc tccctcgctccatctccagcctggagaacacagagaagaagagggtgaAGAGCAGGCTGAAGAAGCTCATCATGAAGAGGCCTCCTCTCCAGGCCCTGCAGGAGAAGGGCCTCATCAAGG accAGGTGTTTGGCTGTAGTCTGGAGatcctgtgtgagagagagaagagctcaGTGCCTCGCTTCGTCCGGCTCTGCACacaggctgtggagaggagag GTCTGGAGACAGATGGAATCTACAGAGTGAGTGGCAACCTGGCGGTGATCCAGAAACTACGTTTCCTGGTGAAccatg AGAGAGCCGTGACCACTGATGGACGATACATGTTCCCTGCTGAGTTGGTACAAG agGAGAAGCTGAACCTGGAGGACAGCAGATGGGAGGACATCCACGTGGTGACAGGAGCCCTGAAGCTGTTCTTCAGAGAGCTGCCTGAGCCTCTGGTACCTTACGGCTTCTTCACCGACATCATAGAGACCGTca agatgTCTGACTACGTGGACAAGCTGGACAGGATGAAGTGTCTGGTCCTTAGCATGCCCCCTCCCAACCATGACACCATGTGCTTCATGATCCGCCACCTCCaacg GGTGATGGAGCACTCGGAGGACAACCGCATGACCACCCAGAACCTGGGCATCGTGTTCGGGCCCACGCTCATGAGGCCAGAGAGGGACAGTGCCAACATGGCCGTCAACATGGTGTACCAGAACCAGGCCGTGGAGCTCATCCTCAGTGAGGCCAACCACATCTTCGGACACAGTTCccccctctga
- the arhgap9 gene encoding rho GTPase-activating protein 15 isoform X2, whose amino-acid sequence MSHRKGCLWLWLELNTTLADQVVFSRFNNVCSLSLSLSLSLSLSFSLCFLCDVCSLCVSCVFCVCVLCVYCMQLSPDFLHPGQRNPETGWQSRQSMQRAVSSDTLNTVVDGNTVAHDNGDVQRRHSALLHGENTLSHSLSMILPESQSQGREFSYNGTNIIVEPPSPVSSPDSPDKTTPELEKAGLLNKTKIAEGGRKLRKNWSQAWVVLVGNSLVFFKDPKAQTPSSWRPGNSRPESSVDLQGAQLHWANDLSSKKGVFRLRTVTGNEFLLQSDTLSLISEWYTTIQGVLQRLDRENPLDNVLLYSLRRAGSVEMLDHSGDEDDSRGVKSPLPRSISSLENTEKKRVKSRLKKLIMKRPPLQALQEKGLIKDQVFGCSLEILCEREKSSVPRFVRLCTQAVERRGLETDGIYRVSGNLAVIQKLRFLVNHEEKLNLEDSRWEDIHVVTGALKLFFRELPEPLVPYGFFTDIIETVKMSDYVDKLDRMKCLVLSMPPPNHDTMCFMIRHLQRVMEHSEDNRMTTQNLGIVFGPTLMRPERDSANMAVNMVYQNQAVELILSEANHIFGHSSPL is encoded by the exons ATGTCTCACAGAAAAGGCTGTCTTTGGTTGTGGCTTGAACTGAACACAACCTTGGCTGACCAGGTTGTGTTCAGTCGTTTCAAtaatgtgtgttctctctctctctctctctctctctctctctctctctctttctctctgtgttttctgtgtgatgtgtgctctctgtgtgtttcgtgtgtgttctgtgtgtgtgttctgtgtgtgtactgtatgcagcTGTCTCCAGACTTCCTCCACCCAGGTCAGAGGAACCCAGAGACTGGTTGGCAGTCCAGACAG AGCATGCAGCGTGCAGTTTCTTCCGACACTCTTAACACTGTCGTCGACGGCAACACTGTCGCCCATGACAATGGTGATGTCCAGCGACGTCACTCCGCCCTCCTGCATGGAGAAAATACACTCAGCCACTCCCTGTCCATGATCCTGCCTGAGTCCCAGagccag GGCAGGGAGTTCTCCTACAACGGGACCAACATCATAGTGGAGCCCCCGTCTCCAGTCAGCTCCCCCGACAGCCCTGACAAAACCACGCCG gagctggagaaggcggGGCTTCTGAACAAGACCAAGAtcgcagagggaggcaggaaacTCAG GAAGAACTGGAGCCAGGCCTGGGTGGTTCTGGTGGGGAACAGCCTGGTGTTCTTCAAGGATCCCAAAGCTCAGACCCCCTCCAGCtgg AGACCAGGAAACAGCCGTCCAGAGAGCAGCGTGGACCTGCAAGGAGCTCAGTTGCACTGGGCCAACGACCTGTCCAGCAAGAAAGGAGTCttcagg CTGAGGACGGTGACGGGTAACGAGTTCCTGCTCCAGTCAGACACTCTGTCTCTGATCAGCGAGTGGTACACAACCATCCAGGGTGTCCTCCAACGACTG gaccgTGAGAACCCTCTGGACAACGTGCTGCTGTACTCCCTGAGGAGAGCTGGCAGCGTGGAGATGCTGGACCACAGTGGAGATGAGGACGACAGCAGGGGGGTCAAGTCTCCAc tccctcgctccatctccagcctggagaacacagagaagaagagggtgaAGAGCAGGCTGAAGAAGCTCATCATGAAGAGGCCTCCTCTCCAGGCCCTGCAGGAGAAGGGCCTCATCAAGG accAGGTGTTTGGCTGTAGTCTGGAGatcctgtgtgagagagagaagagctcaGTGCCTCGCTTCGTCCGGCTCTGCACacaggctgtggagaggagag GTCTGGAGACAGATGGAATCTACAGAGTGAGTGGCAACCTGGCGGTGATCCAGAAACTACGTTTCCTGGTGAAccatg agGAGAAGCTGAACCTGGAGGACAGCAGATGGGAGGACATCCACGTGGTGACAGGAGCCCTGAAGCTGTTCTTCAGAGAGCTGCCTGAGCCTCTGGTACCTTACGGCTTCTTCACCGACATCATAGAGACCGTca agatgTCTGACTACGTGGACAAGCTGGACAGGATGAAGTGTCTGGTCCTTAGCATGCCCCCTCCCAACCATGACACCATGTGCTTCATGATCCGCCACCTCCaacg GGTGATGGAGCACTCGGAGGACAACCGCATGACCACCCAGAACCTGGGCATCGTGTTCGGGCCCACGCTCATGAGGCCAGAGAGGGACAGTGCCAACATGGCCGTCAACATGGTGTACCAGAACCAGGCCGTGGAGCTCATCCTCAGTGAGGCCAACCACATCTTCGGACACAGTTCccccctctga
- the arhgap9 gene encoding rho GTPase-activating protein 15 isoform X4: MQRAVSSDTLNTVVDGNTVAHDNGDVQRRHSALLHGENTLSHSLSMILPESQSQGREFSYNGTNIIVEPPSPVSSPDSPDKTTPELEKAGLLNKTKIAEGGRKLRKNWSQAWVVLVGNSLVFFKDPKAQTPSSWRPGNSRPESSVDLQGAQLHWANDLSSKKGVFRLRTVTGNEFLLQSDTLSLISEWYTTIQGVLQRLDRENPLDNVLLYSLRRAGSVEMLDHSGDEDDSRGVKSPLPRSISSLENTEKKRVKSRLKKLIMKRPPLQALQEKGLIKDQVFGCSLEILCEREKSSVPRFVRLCTQAVERRGLETDGIYRVSGNLAVIQKLRFLVNHERAVTTDGRYMFPAELVQEEKLNLEDSRWEDIHVVTGALKLFFRELPEPLVPYGFFTDIIETVKMSDYVDKLDRMKCLVLSMPPPNHDTMCFMIRHLQRVMEHSEDNRMTTQNLGIVFGPTLMRPERDSANMAVNMVYQNQAVELILSEANHIFGHSSPL; the protein is encoded by the exons ATGCAGCGTGCAGTTTCTTCCGACACTCTTAACACTGTCGTCGACGGCAACACTGTCGCCCATGACAATGGTGATGTCCAGCGACGTCACTCCGCCCTCCTGCATGGAGAAAATACACTCAGCCACTCCCTGTCCATGATCCTGCCTGAGTCCCAGagccag GGCAGGGAGTTCTCCTACAACGGGACCAACATCATAGTGGAGCCCCCGTCTCCAGTCAGCTCCCCCGACAGCCCTGACAAAACCACGCCG gagctggagaaggcggGGCTTCTGAACAAGACCAAGAtcgcagagggaggcaggaaacTCAG GAAGAACTGGAGCCAGGCCTGGGTGGTTCTGGTGGGGAACAGCCTGGTGTTCTTCAAGGATCCCAAAGCTCAGACCCCCTCCAGCtgg AGACCAGGAAACAGCCGTCCAGAGAGCAGCGTGGACCTGCAAGGAGCTCAGTTGCACTGGGCCAACGACCTGTCCAGCAAGAAAGGAGTCttcagg CTGAGGACGGTGACGGGTAACGAGTTCCTGCTCCAGTCAGACACTCTGTCTCTGATCAGCGAGTGGTACACAACCATCCAGGGTGTCCTCCAACGACTG gaccgTGAGAACCCTCTGGACAACGTGCTGCTGTACTCCCTGAGGAGAGCTGGCAGCGTGGAGATGCTGGACCACAGTGGAGATGAGGACGACAGCAGGGGGGTCAAGTCTCCAc tccctcgctccatctccagcctggagaacacagagaagaagagggtgaAGAGCAGGCTGAAGAAGCTCATCATGAAGAGGCCTCCTCTCCAGGCCCTGCAGGAGAAGGGCCTCATCAAGG accAGGTGTTTGGCTGTAGTCTGGAGatcctgtgtgagagagagaagagctcaGTGCCTCGCTTCGTCCGGCTCTGCACacaggctgtggagaggagag GTCTGGAGACAGATGGAATCTACAGAGTGAGTGGCAACCTGGCGGTGATCCAGAAACTACGTTTCCTGGTGAAccatg AGAGAGCCGTGACCACTGATGGACGATACATGTTCCCTGCTGAGTTGGTACAAG agGAGAAGCTGAACCTGGAGGACAGCAGATGGGAGGACATCCACGTGGTGACAGGAGCCCTGAAGCTGTTCTTCAGAGAGCTGCCTGAGCCTCTGGTACCTTACGGCTTCTTCACCGACATCATAGAGACCGTca agatgTCTGACTACGTGGACAAGCTGGACAGGATGAAGTGTCTGGTCCTTAGCATGCCCCCTCCCAACCATGACACCATGTGCTTCATGATCCGCCACCTCCaacg GGTGATGGAGCACTCGGAGGACAACCGCATGACCACCCAGAACCTGGGCATCGTGTTCGGGCCCACGCTCATGAGGCCAGAGAGGGACAGTGCCAACATGGCCGTCAACATGGTGTACCAGAACCAGGCCGTGGAGCTCATCCTCAGTGAGGCCAACCACATCTTCGGACACAGTTCccccctctga